From the Papaver somniferum cultivar HN1 chromosome 2, ASM357369v1, whole genome shotgun sequence genome, the window ctacacgtgagggggcgtgttaaGATTATTAGTCCTACATTGTTTgggcatctaagatcctgcggtttataatctcttagagcctctccactcattgccaattggttatgAGTTGGATACCCGTATTCTAacacagagaaaaaaaaaacatacctaacCATGGTTTAAAAAGTGGTATGCTGACATCATAAGATGCCAAGTGCTAGACAATGGTGCTGCTAGATCATAAATGATCTAGCAGCGCTAGAGCAAAACTTTTTCCGTGGAGACTCTACCGGTTAACTTTTTTCCCATAATGGGGCGACCAGTTTGCCAGGCCAGCTGACATGACAAATGAGGGGTTTATCCAaccccataggaaccggccttagTTGTTGTTTATTCCGCCAAATTCTAATCAACTAGTGACGCATAAACTACTTGTACTTTTAGACGCAAGGTCACTGCAGAAGATATGCGATTACTATCTGCGTGCTTAAGGAAAATGTTGCATGAATTTGTTCTACATTTTAATCAtctttgtttaagatcaaacgtATAAATTAGAAAAAGAATGCAAAGCATCTGCATCAAGTTTTCTTATTCATACATTAAAATTCAGTCAGACAAGGCAAAAACTCTTCAATCCCTGCACAATCgaactttctttttgtatttagaTGGCGGAGTCAAAACTCACAGTATAAGGTTGGCTCTAATGGGATCAAAGATCCAAGTTCCCCACTATTGAAGTGTCGTTAATTCGGTTACTGTTTGTTTGATTCCCAGAAAGTGCTTCGTTTTGTTTGGACACGAGATGAAAGTAACCCAGGCACACTATTAGAAATGGCGTATAAATTTATAGTGGCGGAACTATTCATAgacttgggctggcttaagcGAGCCCAAAGtcaaaaaaaatttgaattttcacctTCGTTTCAAGTTTGGAAAAAACTGATCAAGCCTAAACCATAGGCTTAAGCCACCCCCACCATTCCAATTAGATTTAAAGCCACCCCTACCTATATTTTCCAGCCCCGCCACTAGGCGTATTACTCCAGAGCGCCATTAGGAATGGCGTATCACGGTAATATCTTTGGTCGAATACTACACTCACCAGCTAAGTCTTAGTTCTCTGCCATAACTTCTTCTCGCTACAGCAAGTCCTTCACGCCGGCAAGCTCAGTCAGGGTTGTTCTCGCCCAGATTCAGAGTTAAGACAAGTATACAAAGGCAAGAAATCGAATCTGATTCAAGCTGGAAGTATTGGTACAATTAcaaagcaagaaaataaggaaagacGGGGAAGGAAGAGTGAACTCTCTACCGTTGAAATCAGTGATGGAAGGAGAGAATGGAGCAATCTCTGAGTTCTATTATAAGAATTAGAAGATGTGTCTTTTCGAGTTTGAGACAAGGATCGGGATGGGTTTGCTCTAGTTTGGTTTGGACAGAGTTTGCTTATGGGTAAACCAGTTGAGAAAGTGAAGTCACTACCGTTAGGAACGGTGACCAATTAATGAATGCTTGTGTGTTTAAGAAGGTTTATGAGAATGGGTGTGTGTTGAATTCGAAGTTGCAGGTCGAAAGAAAGCTAATGCAACAGCAGATTCATCATTCATATGACCTTCACCAGTTAGCtaaacacacatgaggtgtttgTGTAAATGCCTGAACCATTAGTTCCTCACATTAGGAATGGCGTTTTTGAAAATTCCGAGGACAAGCCATTTCTAATGGCGCTTTACGCCTTTTCAAATGGCGTATGGACGAAGAATGTTGGGCGATCGGGCGTTGATTTTTGGTGACGTGGATCCAGCAAAAAACTGGAATCTTGCACTACCACTAGACTCAGTCTAAGACGGGTGGTGTGACACCTAGCCAGTCACTAATCCGTGTAATGTCATGATGGGAAAATCAGTTACGGTGGGATTCATAAACTGGCCCATACTTGACAGCCATCGAGTTCCTTGTTTTGGACTTTAGTGCGAAAAAGAGACACAAGGGTTAAACTTAAGTTAACACCAAACTTAATGGACTAACTCAGAAATTAGAAACATTAGTTGACGGTGATTgcaaaagaaaacatatttcCTTCTAGTTAGTTTGACTTTGACCAAGGAGTAAATTAAAAAAcataaaatatattttattatttatgagTCCTTGCGTGGAGCCCATAGATGGCTGTCTATAAGCTCTATCTTTGCTGGTTTTTATGAGGTTTGTCTGCTCAGCCTAGAAAGAGAAGAGAGAAAGAGTTTGTTTCAGTTTTGCCCAATCGACACATAGACTTCAGAGTCAGTCCATTTGATATcttctcattctttttcttttcttttatctcaattctcacaCCTATATCACTCacaatcaaaagaaaaagaaggaagaaacaAAAAGCTTATCATCAATCTGATTTGATGGATCTTTCAGATCTAATGCTTTCACAACCACATGGATTGTTATTCTTTTCAACTTAACCCTTTTTATTTAGATCTCCATTGCCTTCTTCCAGCTGTAGAAAGAAACTGATCAcaacagaaagaagaagaagaagaagaagaagaagaagaagaagaagaagaagaagaagaaaatagaagcTGTTTGAAAAAGGtgtgtttttctcttttctttctctcaaTTTAATACTGAGGTGGTGTGAGGGTTTTTGAGGAATTTTAAATTCTGGGTTTTGTTAATTGTATGAAAAATGGAAATGGGTTTTTCATTTTCAGCTCTATGATGAATAGTTTAGCAGTTGAGAAGAAAAACATGAAATTTGTGGTGGAGAAGTAGGATTGAATTTGACATTTTGACACCCTGTCTTGCTTCCACCTCACTCTTTCCCCTAAATTTTTTTTCTATACTGGATATTTCTGcctgttttgtttttgaattccCATTTCAAGACCAAAGGTTTGAATTTACCAAAATAAGAGTAGGATTTTTCTTCATTCTTCATATACTTGTTGTTATTTGTATATTTGAAATTGCATTGTTTGTATCTCTAATTATAATTTTTTCTGTTCATTTGACTATGCAGAATTATTTGATTATCAAATTGTTGATTCTACACTCTCCAAAGGAAAGGAGTAGAAAAGTGGAGGATCGGATATTGTTACATTCATCATAAATGTGGAGAAATTGGAGGCTGTTTCAGTGAGATGAGGGATGTTAGCAGGGTTGATGAACTTTTTGAAAGCCTGCTGGCTACCGTCCGACCATTATGGACAGACGGGTTCAGACACGGTGGGTTGGCAGGATGGACTTCTCTGGTACAAAGACAGTGGCCAACACATGAATGGAGATTTCTCAATGGCCGTTGTTCAGGCCAATAATTTACTTGAGGATCAAAGTCAGCTTGAGTCGGGTCCCCTGAGCTTGCTCGAGTCTGGTCCTTATGGAACTTTTATTGGAGTATACGATGGGCATGGTGGACCTGAGACTGCACGCTTCGTCAACAATCACCTTTTCCAACATCTCAAAAGTATGATTTTTATTCCTCATTATGAACTTTGATTGATAGGATGCTTGATGCGAATCTTGTGACATGACTTACTCATTTGAAAGATAACTGAGAGACTATGCACCAATCTCCATCCTTAGTCTATGTCAGATTACCAGAGGCGCAATATTCCCCCCAAGTTTGGTTTCACATTAGCTCATTCCCAGCACCGCTTTTGTGACTAGAAAGACCCATGACCTGGTGAACCGAAATTCGGGTAGAGTTTGTTTGTCAACCGGCTAAGGGGAATGGGAGCTCAAGAGCTCTATATCCACACCTATCTGATAGTTGATTACCACTGGTAGAGTCAGTCTAGAACACTAAAGTAAAAAGCAAATAGAACTGTAGCTGTTTATTTTGATTTCACTGGTTATTACGTATTATAATGTTCATCTCTGACTAAGTAAATACTTCCAGTTCTAGGATAAAATCCATGATGGtaatacttctttttttcttgttgttgcaGGATTCGCCACCGAACAAAAATCCATGTCTGTAGATGTGATTCGAAAAGCATATCAGGCAACAGAAGAGGGTTTTCTCTCTGTGGTTACTAAACAATGGCCAATAAAACCTCAAATTGCAGCTGTTGGTTCTTGCTGCCTTTCCGGTGTTATTTGTGGTGGGACTCTATACATTGCAAACCTGGGTGATTCCCGGGCAGTTTTAGGGAGAGTAGTCAAGGCTACTGGGGAGGTTCTTGCGGTCCAGTTATCAGCTGAGCACAACGCTAGCATAGAGTCTGTGAGACAGGAGCTGCGTGCAGCACATCCTGATGATCCACACATAGTAGTTTTAAAGCATAATGTGTGGCGTGTAAAGGGCCTCATTCAGGTATGTTTTCTTTCTGCTGCTGTCCTTGCTATATTTAATTTTTTCCTCAACTGTCTTTATTTCCtcattttagcttattttagctagGTAATCAGCAACCCCATTAGAAGTCGAATGCATCTTGTAGTTCATTGAAATTGGAACTACCTTGGTGTAGTTGGTGACTACAGATGTTGTCCAATTGATCAGGACTAGTTCTGGTTAATTTCCACCTTTTGTAAAGAGTTAGGAATCTGGGATATCAGATTCTAGAAAAGATTTTTGGTAGAAGATTCTGATTTAGAACTTGATGAAAGGTTTGCCACTTAATTCCAATCATCTGATATTCATGGTTTTAATTCTCTGAAAAGTAACTTTGTATTTTCCGGTCTTTCATCATTTTGATGAAAATTTGTTTCTTTGTATAATTTTCCCTTTTGCTCTCAGAAAAAAGATTTCTCTGAAAAGTAATCTTATCATGTCATTGCAAAAAATTCTCTAAAGTAATTTAGCTTTGAATTATTAGATGGCCGTATAATATGTGGTTGGCATACTGTACTTAAACCCAGTCTAAAAACTTGTTCCCGCTGAACttgaagtttgtagactttttcaaAAGGATGTTCTTGGTAATATAGCTACATGTGTCCTTAAAATAAAGTTTTTTAGTGACAATCTTGTATTTTGGTTATTACAATGTAATAGTGGTAAGAACTATGAATGTTAAGTTCTTTCCTTCTAATGGTAAAGAGTTGATAATGCAGATTTCTAGATCTATTGGTGATGTGTACTTGAAAAGAGCTGAGTTCAACAGGGAGCCTTTGTTTGTTAAGTATCGCCTTCGTGAACCTTTCAAAAGACCTATACTGAGTGCAGATCCTGCAATTTCCATGCACCAGCTGCAACCA encodes:
- the LOC113346740 gene encoding probable protein phosphatase 2C 46 translates to MLAGLMNFLKACWLPSDHYGQTGSDTVGWQDGLLWYKDSGQHMNGDFSMAVVQANNLLEDQSQLESGPLSLLESGPYGTFIGVYDGHGGPETARFVNNHLFQHLKRFATEQKSMSVDVIRKAYQATEEGFLSVVTKQWPIKPQIAAVGSCCLSGVICGGTLYIANLGDSRAVLGRVVKATGEVLAVQLSAEHNASIESVRQELRAAHPDDPHIVVLKHNVWRVKGLIQISRSIGDVYLKRAEFNREPLFVKYRLREPFKRPILSADPAISMHQLQPHDQFLIFASDGLWEHLTNQEAVDLVQKHPHSGIARRLVKTALQEAAKKREMRYSDLKKIDRGVRRHFHDDITVIVVFLDPNLVSRASTVRGPTISVRGGGINIPANTLAPCTTPTELGST